A genomic stretch from Lathyrus oleraceus cultivar Zhongwan6 chromosome 2, CAAS_Psat_ZW6_1.0, whole genome shotgun sequence includes:
- the LOC127121778 gene encoding glycolate oxidase produces the protein MVNITNVSEYEAIAKEKLPKMIYDYFASGAEDEWTLKENRNAFSRIMFRPRILIDVSKIDLTTTVLGFKISMPIMIAPTAAQKMAHPEGEYATARAASAAGTIMTLSSWATSSIEEIVSTGPGIRFLQLYLLKDRNMVTQLVRRAKKAGFKAILLTADSPVIGRREADIKNRFILPSYLRMKNFEVMDLEKLYKIKDNGGLISVTNGLYDQSLTWKDVKWLQTITPLPILVKGVLTAQDDKAQSSKQLP, from the exons ATGGTGAATATAACAAATGTGAGCGAGTATGAAGCAATTGCAAAGGAAAAGTTGCCAAAGATGATTTATGATTACTTTGCGTCAGGGGCAGAGGATGAGTGGACTTTGAAAGAGAATCGGAATGCATTCTCAAGGATTAT GTTCAGGCCACGTATTCTTATCGATGTAAGCAAGATAGATTTGACAACAACTGTCTTAGGCTTCAAAATATCAATGCCTATCATGATTGCTCCTACAGCCGCGCAAAAGATGGCTCACCCTGAAG GAGAATACGCTACTGCTAGAGCAGCATCAGCAGCTGGCAccatcatg ACACTATCCTCATGGGCTACTTCCAGCATTGAGGAGATTGTTTCAACCGGACCTGGCATTCGCTTCCTCCAACTCTAT CTGCTTAAAGACCGAAATATGGTTACTCAGCTTGTGAGAAGAGCTAAAAAGGCTGGTTTCAAGGCAATTCTCCTTACTGCAGACTCTCCGGTCATTGGTCGTAGAGAGGCTGACATAAAAAATAG ATTTATACTGCCATCATATCTGAGAATGAAGAACTTTGAAGTCATGGATCTTGAAAAGTTGTATAAG ATTAAAGACAATGGTGGTCTCATCTCTGTGACTAATGGTCTATATGACCAATCACTCACCTGGAAG GATGTAAAATGGCTTCAAACAATCACCCCATTGCCCATTTTAGTGAAGGGAGTACTTACGGCTCAAGATGAtaaagctcaat CTTCAAAGCAGTTACCATAG
- the LOC127121779 gene encoding transcription factor MYB10, protein MESSSLQQEKCNHGEDTRNIVLKKGTWSNEEDQLLREYVTKYGVGKWDSVRKKTKLVRDGKSCRLRWLNHLNPILKKCSFNEEEGRKLIHLYNELGPKWSQMISQFPGRTDNELKNFINSKKRSLKNSKKHLIPESINQVDELNNSIGEISNQQNNASQEEEMVLPRMESDHQEDTLHGNYLLDQIYDDKNINNCQQFSTLADDSSMLCNNEESTCFNNHVVQTLDDTFQDLEDIVPSFSSSNIFFDQDLPPYNLDMNYQLPQKMFYDQYLQNPDLSSNMFFDQDLPPIPQYYPYNLNMDYQLPQEMHSDQYLQNPILSYEEAQYEILEP, encoded by the exons ATGGAATCTTCATCTTTGCAACAAGAAAAATGCAATCATGGTGAGGATACTAGAAATATTGTGTTAAAAAAAGGAACATGGTCAAATGAAGAGGATCAATTATTAAGAGAATATGTGACAAAATATGGAGTTGGAAAGTGGGATTCTGTACGAAAGAAAACAAAGCTCGTTCGAGATGGAAAAAGTTGTCGTTTAAGATGGTTAAATCATCTAAATCCAATTTTAAAAAAGTGTTCTTTCAATGAAGAAGAAGGGAGAAAACTTATTCATCTCTATAATGAGTTAGGACCCAAATGGTCTCAAATGATTTCACAG TTTCCTGGAAGAACCGATAACGAGTTAAAGAATTTTATTAATTCCAAAAAAAGGAGTTTAAAAAATTCTAAAAAGCACCTCATTCCAGAAAGCATAAACCAAGTTGATGAGTTGAATAACAGTATTGGAGAAATTAGTAACCAACAAAATAATGCCTCCCAAGAAGAAGAAATGGTTCTACCAAGAATGGAATCTGATCATCAAGAAGATACTCTACATGGTAACTatcttcttgatcaaatttatgATGACAAAAATATCAACAACTGTCAACAATTTTCAACGTTGGCTGATGATTCAAGTATGCTATGCAATAATGAGGAGAGTACTTGTTTCAACAATCATGTTGTCCAAACCTTGGATGATAC GTTTCAAGATTTGGAAGATATAGTTCCATCATTTTCATCAAGTAATATATTTTTTGATCAAGATCTTCCTCCATACAATCTAGACATGAATTATCAACTTCCACAAAAAATGTTTTATGACCAATATCTTCAAAATCCAGATCTATCATCTAATATGTTTTTTGATCAAGATCTTCCTCCAATTCCACAATATTATCCTTACAATCTAAATATGGATTATCAACTTCCACAAGAAATGCATTCCGATCAATATCTCCAAAATCCAATTCTATCATATGAGGAGGCTCAATATGAGATCTTAGAACCTTGA